The following coding sequences lie in one Haladaptatus sp. DJG-WS-42 genomic window:
- a CDS encoding cation diffusion facilitator family transporter, producing the protein MAGSKSVVYAALFANGAISVLKFFGFLLTGSPAMLSETYHSISDTGNQVFLLIGIRYGEKEASRDHPFGYGKAQFFYSFLVSVLLFGIAGWESARHGYDAIVHPHVPNTGSATLLGATIPGVWVNYTVLIGAILFEAYAFKKAYTAMKLQIDRHGWSGFREAFKKTSDVTTLTALTEDTIAIGGAGIALAGIYLTRVTANPIYDATAALLIGLMLMFFALALAWENKRLLLGESLPASDEQELRDIVRNWDGVENLEDFRTVYFGPEQVIVVADVAFGNGFDTEEIDDIITEMEQALKRVEPGVKKVYIEPEVLD; encoded by the coding sequence ATGGCCGGAAGCAAGTCCGTCGTTTACGCTGCCTTGTTCGCAAACGGGGCGATTTCTGTACTCAAGTTCTTCGGCTTCCTGCTGACGGGAAGCCCCGCGATGCTCTCTGAGACGTACCACTCGATTTCGGATACGGGCAATCAGGTGTTCCTCCTCATCGGCATCCGGTACGGTGAAAAAGAGGCGAGTCGAGACCACCCCTTCGGCTACGGGAAAGCCCAATTCTTCTACTCGTTTCTCGTGAGCGTCCTGCTCTTTGGGATTGCGGGCTGGGAGAGTGCACGCCACGGCTACGACGCCATTGTCCACCCCCACGTCCCGAACACCGGGTCCGCGACCCTGCTCGGCGCGACCATTCCGGGCGTCTGGGTGAACTACACCGTGCTCATCGGCGCGATTCTGTTCGAGGCCTACGCCTTCAAGAAGGCCTACACCGCCATGAAACTCCAGATCGACAGACACGGGTGGTCTGGCTTCCGCGAGGCGTTCAAGAAGACGAGCGACGTGACGACCCTGACCGCCCTCACGGAGGACACCATCGCAATCGGCGGGGCCGGCATCGCGCTCGCGGGCATTTACCTGACGCGGGTGACGGCAAACCCCATCTACGACGCGACGGCGGCGCTCCTCATCGGACTGATGCTCATGTTCTTCGCCCTCGCACTCGCGTGGGAGAACAAGCGCCTCCTGCTCGGAGAGAGCCTGCCTGCGTCTGACGAACAGGAACTCAGGGACATCGTGCGTAACTGGGACGGCGTCGAGAACCTCGAGGATTTCCGGACGGTCTACTTCGGCCCAGAACAGGTCATCGTCGTCGCAGACGTGGCCTTTGGCAACGGCTTCGACACCGAGGAAATCGACGACATCATCACCGAGATGGAGCAGGCCCTGAAACGCGTCGAGCCAGGTGTGAAGAAAGTGTACATCGAACCCGAAGTGTTGGACTGA
- a CDS encoding metallophosphoesterase, with amino-acid sequence MAMITVVSDTHGNTGHRLSGRVLDAVSAADLVLHAGDFYTEAALSAFEQEATRLEAVYGNTDVHAVRSRLPAERVVEYDGLRIALAHGHEHTDTSLTMFGRQANADLVVFGHSHEPGFERRGDIGFLNPGSHADPRWYRPGYAELEVGGDHAEGRLIEPTGATFDTFRIELEG; translated from the coding sequence ATGGCCATGATTACGGTCGTCTCAGACACCCACGGCAACACCGGCCACCGCCTTTCGGGACGCGTGCTCGACGCCGTCTCAGCGGCCGACCTCGTGTTGCACGCCGGCGATTTCTACACCGAAGCCGCCCTCTCTGCGTTCGAACAGGAAGCGACGCGACTGGAGGCGGTGTACGGGAATACCGACGTCCACGCGGTTCGCTCGCGGCTCCCTGCAGAGCGCGTCGTCGAATACGACGGCCTCAGAATCGCGCTGGCCCACGGCCACGAACATACCGACACCTCGCTCACCATGTTCGGGCGACAGGCGAACGCCGACCTCGTCGTGTTCGGCCACTCACACGAACCGGGATTCGAGCGGCGCGGTGACATCGGTTTTCTGAATCCGGGGAGCCACGCAGACCCGCGCTGGTATCGCCCGGGCTACGCGGAACTCGAGGTCGGTGGAGACCACGCGGAAGGCCGCCTCATCGAACCAACCGGGGCGACCTTCGACACGTTTAGAATAGAATTGGAGGGCTGA
- a CDS encoding helix-turn-helix domain-containing protein: MPLLPSSSSADGDDATPRVIGVDSEDADALLGALASETGRRVLTALHDEPAPPSALAARIGTSLQNAQYHLERLESAGAIAVVDTIYSEKGREMNVYAPADKPLVIFAGREQETGGLKSVITRLFSGVTILAGASLAVEAWASRRGVPGGSTETATQTTATAVEQSGGFSIAEVTTRTVTETATQTASNAAELTTGAATAVGVPPGALFFAGGAVVLLAWSVRAYTDR; the protein is encoded by the coding sequence ATGCCGCTGTTGCCCTCCTCTTCCAGTGCCGACGGCGACGATGCGACCCCGCGCGTCATCGGCGTCGATAGCGAAGATGCAGACGCGCTGCTCGGCGCGCTCGCTTCTGAAACCGGCCGACGAGTGCTGACTGCGCTCCACGACGAGCCTGCCCCACCTTCCGCGCTCGCAGCCCGTATCGGAACCTCACTGCAGAACGCCCAGTACCACTTAGAACGCCTCGAATCGGCGGGGGCGATTGCCGTGGTCGACACCATCTACTCGGAGAAAGGCCGCGAGATGAACGTCTACGCCCCCGCCGACAAACCGCTCGTCATTTTCGCCGGTCGAGAACAGGAAACCGGCGGCCTCAAGAGTGTCATCACGCGGCTGTTCTCGGGCGTTACCATTCTCGCGGGCGCGAGTCTCGCAGTGGAAGCGTGGGCGAGTCGGCGCGGCGTGCCGGGTGGAAGTACGGAGACGGCGACACAGACGACGGCCACGGCGGTAGAACAAAGCGGCGGGTTCAGCATCGCAGAGGTGACCACACGGACGGTGACGGAGACGGCCACGCAGACGGCGAGCAACGCAGCGGAGTTGACGACCGGGGCGGCCACCGCGGTGGGTGTCCCACCAGGTGCGCTGTTTTTCGCGGGCGGCGCAGTCGTATTGCTGGCGTGGAGTGTGCGAGCCTATACGGATAGGTGA
- a CDS encoding low specificity L-threonine aldolase: MLDLRSDTVTLPDDAMREAAAEATVGDDVYGEDPTVNDLEARAAEIVGKEAALFVPSGTMGNQIAAKVHTNPGHEVLVERESHIYKWELGGLAHHSQLQVRTIDGGDRGVLTPEAIRENAVEESDHEAGTGLVCVENTHNAKGGVVVSPAEMDAAAEAANDLGVPLHVDGARIFNAAATADVPASRLVAEADSVMFCLSKGLGAPVGSMLAGSEAFIDAAHRVRKLMGGGMRQAGMIAAPGLLALENRSRLADDHENAKRLAAGLRDHGLTVKEPETNIVLVETGSQSTDEFLEACEEQGVLGVPFADGVVRFCTHWNVSADDVETVIDAVGKTR; encoded by the coding sequence ATGCTCGATTTGCGAAGCGACACCGTGACCCTGCCCGACGATGCCATGCGCGAAGCCGCCGCCGAAGCCACGGTCGGTGACGACGTGTACGGCGAAGACCCGACAGTGAACGACCTCGAAGCCCGCGCCGCAGAGATTGTCGGCAAAGAGGCCGCGCTGTTCGTCCCGTCGGGAACGATGGGCAACCAGATCGCCGCGAAGGTGCACACGAATCCCGGCCACGAGGTGCTCGTCGAACGCGAAAGCCACATCTACAAGTGGGAACTCGGCGGCCTCGCCCACCACTCCCAGTTGCAGGTGCGCACGATAGACGGCGGCGACCGCGGCGTCCTCACGCCGGAAGCCATCCGCGAAAACGCCGTCGAGGAGAGCGACCACGAAGCCGGAACCGGCCTCGTATGCGTCGAAAACACGCACAACGCGAAAGGTGGCGTCGTCGTCTCGCCAGCCGAAATGGACGCCGCCGCAGAGGCGGCCAACGACCTCGGCGTCCCGCTCCACGTCGATGGCGCACGCATCTTCAACGCCGCAGCCACAGCTGACGTCCCCGCGAGTCGCCTCGTCGCGGAAGCCGATTCGGTGATGTTCTGTCTCTCAAAGGGGCTCGGCGCGCCCGTCGGCTCGATGCTCGCCGGGAGCGAAGCATTCATCGACGCAGCCCACCGCGTCCGCAAACTCATGGGCGGCGGCATGCGGCAGGCGGGGATGATTGCTGCACCCGGCCTGCTCGCGCTCGAAAACCGGTCGCGGCTCGCAGACGACCACGAGAACGCCAAACGACTGGCTGCGGGGCTGAGAGACCACGGGCTCACCGTCAAAGAGCCGGAGACGAACATCGTGCTCGTCGAAACAGGTAGTCAATCAACCGATGAGTTCCTCGAAGCGTGCGAAGAACAGGGCGTCCTCGGCGTGCCGTTCGCGGACGGCGTCGTGCGCTTTTGTACCCACTGGAACGTCTCGGCTGACGACGTAGAAACCGTCATCGACGCCGTCGGGAAGACCCGCTAA
- a CDS encoding aminopeptidase, with the protein MDPRIREHAQVIVEHSTRVEKGDNVVIVAPSVAADLVVALHELIGDKGAHPFYMASDSRAARAYLRASDPEDFETPSHIMALFEEMDVYISVRTEVNATETSDVDPEVLAAHSRTMSPTLEERLSKRWVATQFPGTGSAQLAEMSLEGYENFVWDAINKDWDAQREHQQQLVEILNPASEIRIVSGDTTDVTMRLDGMITINDSGMHNMPGGEVFTAPVPDSVDGEVLFDLPLYHQGREVTGAWLKFENGVVVEHSAEKNEDVLTNILNTDEGARRLGELGIGMNRDIDRFTYNMLFDEKMGDTVHMAVGRAYDECVGAGAEQNQSATHVDMIVDMAEDSFIEVDGEVVQRNGTFIFEDGFEE; encoded by the coding sequence ATGGACCCGCGTATCCGCGAACATGCACAGGTCATCGTCGAACACTCGACGCGCGTAGAGAAGGGTGACAACGTCGTCATCGTCGCGCCGTCGGTCGCCGCCGACCTCGTCGTGGCACTCCACGAACTCATCGGCGACAAGGGGGCCCACCCGTTCTACATGGCAAGCGATTCTCGCGCCGCCCGCGCCTATCTTCGGGCGTCCGACCCCGAGGATTTCGAGACGCCGAGCCACATCATGGCCCTGTTCGAAGAGATGGACGTGTACATCTCGGTTCGCACCGAGGTGAACGCCACCGAGACGAGCGACGTGGACCCAGAAGTACTCGCCGCCCACTCTCGGACCATGTCGCCCACGCTCGAAGAACGCCTTTCGAAGCGCTGGGTCGCCACGCAGTTCCCGGGCACGGGGAGTGCCCAACTCGCCGAGATGAGCCTCGAAGGCTACGAGAACTTCGTCTGGGACGCCATCAACAAAGACTGGGACGCCCAGCGCGAACACCAACAGCAACTGGTGGAAATTCTGAATCCGGCCTCAGAGATTCGCATCGTGAGCGGCGACACGACGGACGTCACGATGCGCCTCGACGGGATGATTACCATCAACGATTCGGGGATGCACAACATGCCCGGCGGCGAAGTGTTCACCGCACCCGTGCCCGACTCAGTTGACGGAGAAGTCCTGTTCGACCTGCCGCTCTACCACCAAGGCCGCGAGGTCACGGGCGCGTGGCTCAAGTTCGAGAATGGCGTTGTTGTCGAGCACTCGGCGGAGAAAAACGAGGACGTGCTCACCAACATCCTCAACACGGACGAGGGTGCGCGTCGGCTTGGTGAGTTAGGGATTGGGATGAACCGGGACATCGACCGGTTCACCTACAACATGTTGTTCGACGAAAAGATGGGCGACACCGTCCACATGGCCGTCGGTCGCGCCTACGACGAGTGCGTCGGTGCGGGCGCAGAGCAGAACCAGAGCGCCACCCACGTCGATATGATTGTGGACATGGCCGAAGATTCGTTCATCGAAGTGGATGGGGAAGTCGTCCAGCGCAATGGGACGTTCATCTTTGAAGACGGCTTCGAAGAATAG
- a CDS encoding DUF6069 family protein gives MASTTATPPVRTRLTMSNLVQRGALALVVSFVAVAIVRGLVGAFLSVPTEFNPLAWGEMLTVTASAALVATLVYGLLDRFTKKVARNFLAVAALVFIFFLFPLFTVVPTLPGSTTTLTVVAFVLHAIVAVAIIASLLRGRALLRM, from the coding sequence ATGGCATCCACAACAGCGACGCCGCCGGTTCGTACCCGACTCACGATGTCCAACCTCGTCCAACGCGGGGCGCTCGCACTCGTCGTTTCGTTCGTCGCCGTGGCGATTGTTCGCGGACTCGTCGGCGCATTCCTCTCGGTGCCAACCGAGTTCAACCCGCTCGCGTGGGGTGAGATGCTCACCGTCACCGCCAGCGCCGCACTCGTCGCCACGCTCGTCTACGGCCTGCTCGACCGATTCACCAAGAAGGTCGCTCGAAACTTCCTCGCCGTCGCCGCGCTCGTGTTCATTTTCTTCCTCTTCCCACTGTTCACGGTCGTCCCAACCCTGCCCGGTTCCACGACGACGCTGACCGTGGTTGCGTTCGTCCTGCACGCCATCGTCGCAGTCGCCATTATTGCGTCGCTCCTCCGTGGGCGTGCGCTCTTGCGGATGTAA
- a CDS encoding CopD family protein, whose product MALSHVFVRGVHVLAMAVALGGSISLWWAIRTRAPLPAERAALLRFAEGYEWLFWAALGTLVMTGVGNLGALAPAVPTTTTQWGLVLYVKLVAVLGLLLLSAVRTVVVHKLSEADTSVNVAASLSRAYAVTMLYLVGLLALAEVLAHG is encoded by the coding sequence ATGGCGCTCTCACATGTTTTCGTCCGCGGCGTTCACGTGCTGGCGATGGCGGTGGCGCTCGGCGGAAGTATAAGCCTCTGGTGGGCGATTCGGACGCGCGCACCGCTCCCCGCCGAACGCGCCGCTCTGCTTCGCTTCGCTGAAGGCTACGAATGGCTGTTCTGGGCGGCACTTGGCACGCTCGTCATGACCGGTGTGGGCAATCTCGGCGCACTCGCACCTGCCGTACCGACCACCACGACCCAGTGGGGGCTGGTGCTGTACGTGAAGCTCGTGGCAGTACTCGGGTTGCTCTTGCTTTCGGCGGTCCGGACGGTCGTCGTCCACAAACTGAGTGAGGCGGACACGTCCGTGAACGTCGCTGCGAGCCTATCGCGGGCCTACGCCGTCACGATGCTCTATCTGGTCGGGTTGCTCGCGCTCGCGGAGGTGCTCGCTCATGGCTGA
- a CDS encoding cupin domain-containing protein, which produces MEKVRVDAVEQVKDPYPRSPGPFRVGLALGATDVGLNYFELGAGEAFSGGYHTHHDQEEIFYVQSGTATFETEAGTEQVTAGEIIRFGPGEFQHGYNDGDERVSGLAIGAPFGSDDVEILKECPDCGDRTFHRRRSLLSDDVTSEDLQLLCPDCGTKMIPTHRGEEGEPER; this is translated from the coding sequence ATGGAGAAAGTCAGGGTTGACGCAGTCGAACAGGTGAAAGACCCCTATCCGCGCTCGCCGGGACCGTTCCGGGTCGGACTCGCACTCGGGGCGACGGATGTCGGGCTCAACTACTTCGAACTTGGCGCAGGCGAGGCGTTCTCGGGCGGATATCACACCCACCACGACCAAGAGGAGATTTTCTACGTCCAGTCGGGGACGGCCACGTTCGAGACTGAGGCTGGAACCGAGCAGGTGACCGCGGGCGAAATCATCCGTTTTGGGCCGGGTGAGTTCCAACACGGCTACAACGACGGCGACGAACGCGTCTCGGGACTCGCCATCGGCGCACCGTTTGGCAGCGACGACGTGGAAATCCTGAAAGAATGTCCCGACTGCGGCGACCGTACCTTTCACCGCCGCCGGTCGCTGCTGAGCGACGATGTGACCAGCGAAGACCTGCAACTGCTCTGCCCCGACTGTGGAACGAAGATGATTCCGACGCATCGCGGCGAGGAAGGCGAACCGGAGCGGTAG
- a CDS encoding YccF domain-containing protein: MAQRPLLVRALWFVAIGWWLTPALINIAWFLNATIILLPLGIKLINLVPTALTLKEPRSLSAPDSTRGQHSLVVRLIYFIVIGWWLSLAWANIAAFFAITIIGLPIAYWMFNLLPFVTSLYRFDG, encoded by the coding sequence ATGGCACAACGCCCCCTGTTAGTCCGCGCCCTCTGGTTTGTCGCCATTGGCTGGTGGCTCACCCCTGCGCTCATCAACATCGCGTGGTTCCTGAACGCCACCATCATCCTCCTCCCGCTCGGCATCAAACTCATCAACCTCGTCCCGACCGCCCTCACGCTGAAAGAGCCGCGCTCGCTCTCTGCACCCGATTCGACCCGTGGACAGCACTCACTGGTCGTCAGACTCATCTACTTCATCGTCATCGGCTGGTGGCTCAGCCTCGCATGGGCGAACATCGCGGCCTTCTTCGCCATCACTATCATCGGCCTCCCCATCGCCTACTGGATGTTCAATCTCCTCCCCTTCGTCACCTCGCTGTACCGCTTCGACGGGTAA
- a CDS encoding AAA family ATPase: MRVIGIVGLPGSGKSEAATVAKELEIPVLTMGDVIRAECRERGLDITEDNMGLVATDLREHGGLAAVADRSLPLIEARLEDSDVVLVDGIRGAAEVERFEEAFGDEFVLASIEVPFETRLARIRDRGRDPTAEAKADLRERDERELGYGMGEAMELADVVIENTTSLTAFHESIRTLLEDGIDALETVPDESEDTE; this comes from the coding sequence ATGCGTGTTATCGGTATCGTCGGACTGCCGGGAAGCGGCAAAAGCGAGGCCGCGACGGTTGCGAAGGAACTCGAGATCCCCGTGTTGACCATGGGGGACGTCATCCGGGCTGAGTGTCGTGAGCGTGGCCTCGACATCACGGAGGACAACATGGGGCTGGTCGCCACTGACCTACGGGAGCACGGCGGGCTTGCGGCCGTGGCAGACCGGTCGCTCCCGCTCATCGAGGCGCGGCTGGAAGACAGCGACGTCGTGCTTGTCGATGGGATTCGCGGCGCGGCGGAGGTCGAACGCTTCGAGGAGGCGTTCGGTGACGAGTTCGTCCTCGCAAGCATCGAAGTGCCCTTCGAGACGCGGCTTGCCCGGATTCGAGACCGTGGCAGAGACCCGACGGCCGAAGCAAAGGCTGACCTGCGTGAACGCGACGAACGCGAACTCGGCTACGGCATGGGCGAGGCCATGGAACTGGCGGACGTGGTCATCGAGAACACGACCTCGCTCACCGCATTTCACGAATCGATTCGGACGCTTCTCGAAGACGGTATCGACGCCCTTGAGACAGTACCGGATGAATCGGAGGACACCGAATGA
- a CDS encoding RNA-binding domain-containing protein encodes MIYSVDVEITAPVKGTEVTDRVADAITNIFPEATVSTQPRELVAEAHSMDHFSQCLHKQQILDTARGEFFSTLEGDTFSFELKKQAAFKGVVNFSVGNPGELGDLSVRVRVHEPDVEQFIDHIAPPTEDGKPVTPEDAR; translated from the coding sequence ATGATATACTCCGTCGATGTCGAAATCACGGCTCCAGTCAAGGGGACTGAGGTCACAGACCGCGTGGCTGATGCAATCACGAACATCTTTCCCGAGGCAACGGTTTCGACGCAGCCAAGAGAGTTGGTGGCAGAAGCCCACAGCATGGATCACTTCTCGCAGTGCCTGCACAAACAGCAGATTCTCGACACCGCCCGCGGTGAGTTCTTTTCGACGCTCGAAGGCGACACGTTCTCCTTTGAGTTGAAAAAGCAGGCGGCGTTCAAGGGCGTCGTGAACTTCTCGGTGGGCAATCCCGGTGAACTCGGCGACCTCTCGGTTCGCGTGCGCGTGCACGAACCAGACGTTGAACAGTTCATCGACCACATCGCGCCGCCGACGGAGGACGGAAAGCCGGTCACTCCCGAGGACGCTCGTTGA
- a CDS encoding molybdopterin-dependent oxidoreductase — translation MARFRFEPSARTLDWTLFLVVALEVATGLISLVSGEAADAILFVSHGVLGFILTVLVGWKLRRVAPRLRTRVAGKWTTTLSILLVALTVGALATGVYWAFGGDFRFVVWNALNVHIALGLLVVPVLLLHLRRHYHTPQPADFIDRRTALQYGSLLVFGALTWRVQQATNRLLALPGATRRFTGSKERGSNAGNAFPLTSWVADDPAPIEVTDWTLSLTGELKQPRSFRYDDLTAEDETRAILDCTSGWYSDHDWQGVRVGALIDLAEPTSKARWVSFQSVTGYRWSLPLAEARDALLATHVDGEALAHGHGAPLRLVAPGRRGFQWVKWITAIELREQRDVSEWLAIFVSGFNERPRE, via the coding sequence ATGGCGCGCTTCCGGTTCGAACCGTCTGCTCGAACGCTCGACTGGACGCTGTTTCTGGTCGTCGCCCTCGAAGTCGCAACCGGTCTCATCAGCCTCGTCTCCGGGGAAGCCGCGGACGCCATCCTCTTCGTCAGCCACGGTGTGCTCGGCTTCATTCTCACCGTGCTCGTTGGCTGGAAACTCCGGCGCGTCGCTCCTCGACTCAGAACACGGGTTGCTGGGAAGTGGACGACAACACTCTCAATACTCCTCGTTGCACTCACCGTTGGCGCGCTCGCAACCGGCGTGTACTGGGCGTTTGGTGGTGATTTTCGATTCGTGGTCTGGAACGCACTCAACGTCCACATCGCGCTTGGCCTGCTCGTCGTCCCCGTCCTCTTGCTCCACCTGAGACGCCACTACCACACGCCACAACCCGCTGATTTCATCGACCGTCGAACCGCCCTCCAGTACGGCTCACTCCTCGTGTTCGGCGCGCTCACGTGGCGCGTTCAACAGGCAACAAACCGACTCCTCGCCCTCCCCGGCGCAACCAGACGATTCACCGGCTCGAAAGAACGGGGGAGCAATGCGGGAAACGCCTTCCCGTTGACCAGTTGGGTCGCAGACGACCCAGCCCCAATCGAGGTTACAGACTGGACACTTTCGCTCACTGGTGAACTCAAACAGCCACGCTCGTTTCGCTACGACGACCTCACAGCAGAAGACGAAACCCGCGCCATCCTCGACTGTACGAGTGGCTGGTACTCAGACCACGACTGGCAGGGCGTTCGCGTTGGCGCACTCATAGACCTCGCAGAACCCACCTCGAAGGCACGCTGGGTTTCGTTCCAATCGGTGACCGGTTACCGGTGGAGTCTCCCCCTTGCGGAAGCCCGCGACGCACTTCTTGCAACCCACGTAGACGGCGAGGCGCTCGCCCACGGTCACGGTGCGCCGCTCAGACTGGTCGCTCCGGGGAGACGCGGCTTTCAGTGGGTCAAGTGGATTACCGCAATCGAGCTGCGAGAACAAAGAGACGTGAGCGAATGGCTGGCGATTTTCGTGAGTGGATTCAACGAGCGTCCTCGGGAGTGA
- a CDS encoding non-histone chromosomal MC1 family protein: MARSEDSKRNFALRDKSGKESSVFSGRTPRQAALKAARRLKPAKSESAAKRTELRLREKGTTKVHIYDGWAWKEEAPDDKPNWMPSVITEANVSKKGIEHLEEI; encoded by the coding sequence ATGGCACGTAGTGAGGATTCAAAGCGCAACTTTGCCCTGCGCGACAAGAGCGGTAAGGAATCGAGCGTCTTCTCAGGACGAACCCCACGACAGGCAGCTCTCAAGGCGGCCCGTCGGCTGAAACCAGCGAAAAGTGAGAGTGCGGCAAAGCGCACCGAGCTTCGCCTGCGCGAGAAAGGGACGACGAAAGTCCACATCTACGATGGCTGGGCCTGGAAGGAAGAAGCGCCCGATGATAAGCCAAACTGGATGCCCTCCGTCATCACCGAGGCCAACGTCTCGAAGAAGGGTATCGAACACTTAGAAGAGATCTAA